One segment of Gemmatimonadales bacterium DNA contains the following:
- a CDS encoding SgcJ/EcaC family oxidoreductase: MRRTASLTAGVALLLLAACQPSNKPQLLTGADSTAIAKVRADYAAAWNRGNVDGVVSLYTDDALLQQADTGALKGSNAIRTYLNSALGTPTRPVLAVTSTALTGRQDLAVDVGTFTLTPPAPPAPAKGAAPAAPAPMSGKYLAVMMKQSDGRWKLTCLASSGDAPMAPPAPAKKGR; encoded by the coding sequence ATGCGTCGCACCGCATCCCTCACCGCCGGCGTCGCGCTCCTGCTGCTCGCCGCCTGCCAGCCCTCCAACAAACCCCAGCTGCTCACTGGCGCCGACTCCACGGCGATCGCCAAAGTCCGTGCGGACTACGCCGCCGCCTGGAACCGGGGCAACGTCGACGGCGTCGTGTCGCTGTACACCGACGACGCACTGCTGCAGCAGGCCGACACGGGGGCGCTCAAGGGCAGCAACGCCATCCGCACCTACCTCAACAGCGCCCTGGGCACGCCCACCCGACCCGTGCTCGCCGTGACCTCGACCGCGCTGACCGGCCGGCAGGACCTGGCGGTCGACGTGGGGACCTTCACGCTGACGCCCCCCGCGCCCCCCGCGCCCGCCAAGGGCGCGGCGCCGGCCGCGCCCGCGCCGATGTCCGGCAAGTACCTGGCGGTGATGATGAAGCAGTCCGACGGCCGCTGGAAGCTCACCTGCCTGGCCAGTAGCGGCGACGCGCCCATGGCGCCGCCGGCGCCCGCGAAGAAGGGGCGGTAG
- a CDS encoding ribose-phosphate pyrophosphokinase yields the protein MADVSLRRSQLMLLAGTANRPLAEEIAAHLKQPLCEVTIRRFSDGELFVKIDENLRGRDVYIIQPTNPPAENLIELLLLMDAARRASAARITAVIPYFGYARQDRKDQPRVAISAKLVANLVSTAGADRVLAMDFHSHQLQGFFDIPVDHLYGAPVLTAHYRQKMLKDLVVVAPDVGSAKMARGFAKRLNGSLAIIDKRRPSANIAEVVNVVGEVEGRDCLIPDDLIDTAGTVSEAAAALKRLGARNVYCCASHALLSGPAIDRLSASPIEELAVTNTINMPNRKPFDRLVVLSVGGLLATAIANTHSDKSVSSLFD from the coding sequence ATGGCCGACGTCTCGCTTCGGCGCAGCCAGCTCATGCTGCTCGCAGGGACCGCGAACCGGCCCCTGGCCGAGGAGATTGCGGCGCATCTCAAGCAGCCGCTGTGCGAGGTGACGATCCGGCGGTTCTCCGACGGCGAGCTGTTCGTCAAGATCGACGAGAACCTGCGTGGGCGCGACGTCTACATCATCCAGCCCACCAACCCGCCGGCCGAGAACCTGATCGAGCTGCTGCTGCTGATGGACGCGGCGCGGCGGGCGAGCGCGGCGCGGATCACGGCGGTGATCCCGTACTTCGGCTACGCGCGGCAGGACCGCAAGGACCAGCCGAGGGTGGCCATCAGCGCCAAGCTGGTCGCGAACCTGGTGAGCACGGCGGGCGCGGACCGGGTGCTGGCGATGGATTTCCACTCGCACCAGCTGCAGGGGTTCTTCGACATCCCGGTGGACCATCTGTACGGCGCGCCGGTCCTGACGGCGCACTACCGGCAGAAGATGCTGAAGGACCTCGTGGTGGTCGCGCCGGACGTCGGCTCGGCGAAGATGGCGCGGGGTTTCGCCAAGCGCCTCAACGGCTCGCTGGCGATCATCGACAAGCGGCGCCCGTCGGCGAACATCGCCGAAGTGGTCAACGTGGTCGGCGAGGTCGAGGGGCGCGACTGCCTGATCCCCGACGACCTCATCGACACCGCCGGGACGGTGAGCGAGGCCGCCGCGGCGCTGAAGCGGCTCGGCGCCCGGAACGTGTACTGCTGTGCGTCGCACGCGCTGCTGTCGGGACCGGCGATCGACCGCCTGTCGGCGTCGCCGATCGAGGAGCTGGCGGTGACCAACACGATCAACATGCCGAACCGGAAGCCGTTCGACCGCCTGGTGGTGCTGTCGGTGGGGGGCTTGCTCGCGACGGCGATCGCGAACACGCACAGCGACAAGTCGGTGAGCAGTTTGTTCGATTGA
- a CDS encoding 50S ribosomal protein L25 — protein sequence MAQTVQLKASNRSTHGKGAARAMRRGGQVPAVIYGRGREPVALTVDGVALGRLLEKIHPESTIVELALDGGTVPTLIREVQRHPVRPGIVHVDFYEIRAGEKIRLEVPIHCVGIPEGVRNQGGTLDQVIRNVAIEVLPTDIPERVELDVTALTIGKSLHVSDLAIPNVHILMDAALTVCTVVAPRVEEVVAPVAGAVVEGAPVEGEAVAAPVEGAAEVAEPELIRKRKPTDEEGEVEEKKDKKDKK from the coding sequence ATGGCCCAGACCGTTCAGTTGAAAGCGAGCAACCGTTCCACCCACGGCAAGGGCGCCGCGCGCGCCATGCGCCGCGGCGGGCAGGTGCCGGCCGTCATCTACGGGCGCGGCCGCGAGCCGGTCGCCCTCACCGTCGACGGCGTGGCCCTCGGCCGGCTGCTCGAGAAGATCCACCCCGAGAGCACCATCGTGGAGCTGGCCCTGGACGGCGGGACCGTCCCCACGCTGATTCGCGAGGTCCAGCGGCACCCGGTCCGCCCGGGGATCGTGCACGTGGACTTCTACGAGATCCGCGCGGGCGAGAAGATCCGGCTCGAGGTGCCCATCCACTGCGTCGGCATTCCCGAGGGGGTGCGCAACCAGGGCGGCACGCTGGACCAGGTCATCCGCAACGTCGCCATCGAGGTCCTGCCGACCGACATCCCCGAGCGCGTGGAGCTGGACGTGACGGCGCTCACGATCGGCAAGTCGCTGCACGTCTCCGATCTGGCGATCCCCAACGTCCACATCCTCATGGATGCGGCGCTGACGGTGTGCACGGTCGTCGCGCCGCGGGTCGAAGAGGTCGTCGCGCCGGTGGCCGGCGCCGTGGTGGAGGGTGCGCCGGTGGAGGGCGAGGCGGTTGCGGCTCCGGTCGAGGGTGCCGCGGAGGTCGCGGAGCCCGAGCTGATCCGGAAGCGCAAGCCGACGGACGAGGAGGGCGAGGTCGAGGAGAAGAAGGACAAGAAGGACAAGAAGTAG
- the pth gene encoding aminoacyl-tRNA hydrolase — translation MKLIVGLGNPGAGYADTRHNAGFWLADTLASRWRLPRFRRQPPSLATGGRTPFGSVHLLKPQTFMNDSGHALAGLRPPEPGGPIEGLLVLVDDVALPVGYFRIRPRGSAGGHNGLKSIESTLGTREYARLRIGVGPAPEGVDDLAAFMLEPMPPDDRQVVEELLPQMGEAVECWMTEGAERAMTRFNRRVRPAG, via the coding sequence GTGAAGCTGATCGTCGGGCTCGGCAACCCCGGCGCCGGTTACGCCGACACCCGCCACAACGCGGGATTCTGGCTGGCCGACACGCTCGCCTCGCGGTGGCGGCTTCCGCGCTTCCGGCGGCAGCCGCCGTCGCTCGCGACCGGCGGCCGCACGCCGTTCGGGAGCGTCCACCTCCTCAAGCCGCAGACCTTCATGAACGACTCCGGACACGCGCTCGCGGGGCTCCGGCCCCCCGAGCCCGGCGGCCCCATCGAGGGCCTGCTGGTCCTGGTGGACGACGTGGCGCTGCCGGTAGGCTATTTCCGGATCCGCCCCCGCGGGAGCGCCGGCGGACACAACGGCCTGAAGAGCATCGAGTCCACGCTCGGCACGCGCGAGTACGCCCGGCTGCGGATCGGCGTGGGTCCGGCGCCCGAGGGCGTGGACGACCTGGCGGCGTTCATGCTCGAGCCCATGCCGCCCGATGATCGCCAGGTCGTCGAGGAGCTGCTGCCGCAGATGGGCGAGGCGGTGGAGTGCTGGATGACGGAGGGCGCGGAGCGCGCGATGACGCGGTTCAACCGTCGCGTGCGCCCGGCCGGGTGA